From Marinobacterium sp. LSUCC0821, a single genomic window includes:
- a CDS encoding ABC transporter permease, translated as MDFWLQLISALDSTLRLATPLILCAMAGLFSERSGVVDIGLEGKMLAGAFAAAATAAVTGSLWLALFAAVGVSVVMALLHGFACITHKGDQVVSGLAINILAAGLTVALGIAWFHRGGQTPALASEQRFRPIEWPFADSVSDVPFLGTLYSELLSGHNLLVYLAFLAVPLTYAMVYKTRFGLRLRAVGENPQAVDTGGISVAWLRYRAVIMAGILCGLAGAYLSIALGAGFVRDMSAGKGYIALAALIFGKWRPVPAMLACLLFGFLEALATRLQGVDLPLVGQIEVQFMQALPYVLTVILLAGFIGRAIAPKAIGVPYSKDRA; from the coding sequence ATGGATTTTTGGCTTCAACTCATCTCTGCGCTTGATTCAACGCTTCGCTTGGCAACGCCTCTGATTCTGTGTGCTATGGCAGGGCTTTTCTCCGAACGCTCGGGTGTGGTCGATATAGGTCTCGAGGGTAAAATGTTGGCCGGTGCTTTTGCTGCGGCTGCAACCGCCGCAGTGACTGGTTCTCTGTGGTTGGCCCTGTTTGCTGCTGTCGGCGTCTCAGTTGTTATGGCGCTGTTACATGGCTTTGCTTGTATTACCCATAAGGGTGATCAGGTGGTGAGCGGCCTGGCTATCAATATTCTTGCGGCTGGTCTGACGGTTGCCTTGGGTATTGCGTGGTTCCATCGAGGCGGTCAAACCCCAGCGCTTGCCTCTGAGCAACGCTTTCGCCCCATCGAGTGGCCCTTTGCCGATTCTGTCTCTGATGTGCCGTTTCTAGGTACCCTCTACTCCGAGTTATTGAGTGGTCATAATTTACTGGTCTATTTGGCCTTTTTGGCTGTGCCGCTGACCTATGCCATGGTCTACAAAACGCGTTTTGGGCTTAGATTACGTGCAGTGGGTGAAAACCCTCAAGCGGTGGATACAGGTGGTATCTCTGTTGCTTGGCTTCGTTATCGTGCAGTCATTATGGCTGGTATTCTATGTGGTCTAGCTGGGGCTTACCTCAGTATTGCACTGGGTGCTGGATTTGTCAGAGATATGTCTGCCGGTAAAGGATATATAGCCCTGGCTGCCCTTATTTTTGGTAAGTGGCGTCCTGTCCCAGCAATGCTCGCTTGTCTGCTGTTCGGTTTCCTTGAGGCGCTTGCAACGCGACTACAAGGTGTGGATCTACCTTTGGTGGGTCAGATTGAGGTGCAGTTTATGCAGGCACTTCCATACGTACTAACGGTCATTCTGCTAGCAGGATTTATCGGTCGCGCGATAGCTCCTAAGGCGATAGGTGTTCCCTACAGTAAAGATAGGGCTTAG
- a CDS encoding nucleoside hydrolase, whose translation MTIHKIILDTDPGIDDAMAIFTAMAHPNIDLLALTTTFGNVSVEQATKNALKLVEMAGTDTPVARGVATPWFKEPAPFPDFVHGVDGFGNLELDDPASNALPISAAEFIVREVNEQPGEITLVAIGPLGNLATALHLDPELPSKVKQVVLMGGVIASDGNVSPVAEANILSDPHAADRVFAASWPVVMVGLDVTHQIMIPRALFDDIAANNAKVGAFMRDAARFYVDFYSSVRQIEGCYAHDVSALAYVVSPDWFASVEGPVCVATDGVAMGQTIMSRYGIPYPLNYWDDRPSQKACLGVKSDQVLKFFADAMMDKSWNS comes from the coding sequence ATGACGATACATAAAATAATTCTAGATACAGACCCGGGTATCGATGATGCAATGGCGATATTTACCGCGATGGCTCATCCAAATATTGATCTTCTTGCTTTGACGACCACCTTCGGTAACGTCTCTGTCGAGCAGGCAACAAAGAATGCCCTTAAGCTGGTCGAGATGGCTGGTACCGATACACCTGTTGCACGAGGTGTTGCCACACCTTGGTTTAAAGAGCCTGCCCCCTTTCCTGATTTTGTGCATGGGGTCGATGGGTTTGGCAATTTAGAGTTGGACGACCCAGCATCAAATGCACTTCCCATTTCAGCCGCCGAGTTCATCGTGCGCGAGGTCAATGAGCAGCCAGGTGAAATTACACTAGTTGCTATTGGTCCACTAGGAAACTTGGCGACGGCTCTGCATTTGGACCCTGAACTACCCTCTAAAGTTAAGCAGGTTGTTTTGATGGGTGGCGTTATAGCGAGTGATGGTAATGTGTCGCCAGTTGCGGAGGCGAACATTCTCTCAGATCCACACGCCGCGGATCGCGTTTTTGCTGCAAGTTGGCCCGTCGTAATGGTGGGACTCGATGTTACGCATCAGATTATGATTCCACGCGCGCTGTTTGATGATATTGCGGCTAACAATGCCAAAGTGGGCGCTTTTATGCGTGATGCGGCCCGGTTCTACGTTGATTTCTACTCAAGTGTTCGTCAGATCGAAGGTTGTTATGCGCATGATGTCTCTGCACTTGCGTACGTTGTATCGCCGGATTGGTTTGCATCAGTAGAGGGGCCTGTCTGTGTTGCAACCGATGGTGTTGCTATGGGTCAAACTATCATGAGCCGATACGGTATACCCTATCCATTGAACTATTGGGATGATCGGCCATCACAAAAGGCTTGTCTTGGTGTGAAGAGTGATCAGGTTCTGAAGTTTTTTGCTGATGCAATGATGGATAAGAGTTGGAATAGTTAA
- a CDS encoding isopenicillin N synthase family oxygenase, which produces MAQFLEAVDYQAKDAAESFVRSLHETGFGVLKNHPILEQQVREIYSAWQAFFNSDRKSEFAYNVGTQDGFFSSKISETAKGHSVKDIKEYYHYYPWGQCPQELRPQLQAYYDAASSLASELLTWVEEYSPPEVKGLYREALSHMIKDSEQTLLRVLHYPPFSGHEDAGAIRAAAHGDINLLTVLPAASEPGLQVLTKSDEWMDVPAEFGNLIVNIGDMLQEASGGYFPSTIHRVINPVGGQTQKSRISLPLFLHPRPDVVLSDRYTADSYLKERLRELGVI; this is translated from the coding sequence ATGGCACAGTTTTTAGAAGCAGTTGATTACCAAGCGAAAGATGCAGCGGAAAGCTTTGTTCGCTCCCTTCATGAAACGGGTTTTGGGGTGCTTAAGAATCATCCAATCCTTGAGCAGCAGGTACGAGAAATCTACAGCGCATGGCAGGCGTTTTTTAACTCGGATCGCAAAAGTGAGTTTGCTTATAACGTAGGTACCCAGGATGGCTTCTTCTCAAGCAAAATCTCGGAGACTGCTAAAGGTCACTCTGTAAAAGATATTAAAGAGTACTACCACTACTACCCTTGGGGGCAGTGTCCGCAAGAGCTGCGTCCGCAATTGCAGGCGTATTACGATGCCGCATCATCCCTTGCTTCAGAACTGCTGACTTGGGTTGAGGAGTATAGTCCTCCTGAAGTTAAAGGCCTGTATCGTGAAGCGCTAAGCCATATGATCAAAGATAGTGAGCAGACTCTGCTACGTGTACTTCACTATCCGCCATTTAGTGGTCATGAAGACGCTGGCGCAATTCGTGCGGCTGCACATGGCGATATCAATTTATTAACAGTTCTCCCAGCTGCAAGTGAGCCAGGTCTCCAGGTTTTGACTAAGAGCGATGAGTGGATGGACGTGCCAGCAGAGTTTGGTAATCTCATCGTGAACATTGGCGATATGCTACAAGAGGCATCCGGAGGATACTTTCCCTCAACCATTCACCGTGTGATCAATCCAGTGGGAGGGCAGACGCAAAAATCTCGAATCTCTTTGCCTCTATTTTTGCATCCACGCCCAGATGTGGTCTTGTCAGACCGATACACAGCGGACTCTTATCTTAAAGAGCGTCTGCGAGAGTTAGGGGTGATCTAA
- the ilvY gene encoding HTH-type transcriptional activator IlvY encodes MNIKSLKQFLSLAESLHFGRASDDCNISVSALSRNIRHLEEELGATLFHRDNRTVRLTREGERFLAYARETSQQWTQIQNELHEQSGQLSGEVSIYCSVTASYSFLYELLNRFRQIYPGIEIKLHTGDPEHAITRIQSGSEDIAMAATPERLPAGVEFSPVGDTPLLFIAPLSQQEMANNFTIGSSELRSAIPMILPESGVAREHVNSWLRDQQVQPTIYAQVTGNEAIVTMVSLGFGVGVVPKIVLDNSPLASQVQVLDINPKLGDYAVGLFTQQKALKNPLISAFWSLLSK; translated from the coding sequence ATGAATATAAAAAGCCTCAAACAGTTTCTCTCGCTTGCGGAGTCTTTGCACTTTGGCCGCGCCAGCGACGACTGCAACATTAGCGTCTCCGCGCTTTCAAGAAACATTCGACACCTTGAAGAGGAGCTTGGAGCTACGCTCTTCCACCGCGACAACCGTACCGTGCGACTTACTCGCGAAGGAGAACGTTTTTTAGCCTACGCACGTGAGACTAGCCAGCAGTGGACCCAGATCCAAAATGAGCTGCATGAGCAGTCTGGGCAATTGAGCGGTGAAGTGAGCATCTACTGCTCCGTAACTGCAAGTTACAGCTTTCTATATGAGTTGCTTAATCGCTTTCGTCAGATCTACCCAGGAATTGAAATCAAACTCCATACAGGCGACCCAGAGCATGCGATCACACGGATCCAGAGTGGTTCAGAAGATATCGCGATGGCCGCCACACCAGAACGCTTACCTGCGGGTGTAGAGTTTAGCCCTGTTGGTGATACGCCTCTGTTGTTCATCGCCCCCCTTTCACAACAGGAGATGGCGAACAACTTCACTATTGGTTCCAGTGAACTGCGCAGCGCAATACCTATGATCCTTCCTGAATCAGGAGTCGCACGTGAACACGTAAACAGCTGGCTGCGAGATCAACAGGTACAGCCAACTATCTATGCCCAGGTTACTGGTAACGAGGCAATTGTAACGATGGTAAGCCTAGGCTTTGGGGTAGGCGTTGTGCCTAAGATAGTACTGGATAACAGTCCGCTGGCATCACAGGTGCAGGTATTGGATATAAACCCTAAGCTTGGTGACTACGCTGTCGGGTTGTTTACACAGCAGAAAGCGCTGAAAAACCCGCTCATCAGTGCCTTCTGGTCGCTGCTCTCTAAATAA
- the ilvC gene encoding ketol-acid reductoisomerase, whose product MANYFNTLPLREQLAELGKCRFMDMSEFADGVEALKGKKMVVIGCGAQGLNQGLNLRDSGLDVSYALRAEAIAEKRQSWKNATDNGFTVGTYEELIPTADVVLNLTPDKQHTSVVNAVMPLMKKGACLSYSHGFNIVEEGMQIRDDLTVIMVAPKCPGSEVRAEYVRGFGVPTLIAVHENNDPKGEGLALAKAYAVGTGGHKAGVLMSSFIAEVKSDLMGEQTILCGMLQTGSILCFDKMVEEGIDPGYASKLIQYGWETITEALKYGGVTNMLDRLSNPAKIKCFDLAEELKVIMRPLYNKHQDDIINGTFSRVMMEDWANDDKNLLGWRAETAETNFEKTPAGDVEISEQEYFDNGILMVAMVKAGVELAFETMTAAGIIAESAYYESLHETPLIANTIARKKLYEMNATISDTAEYGCYLYNHACVPLLGDFMKGIKTDVIGKGLSLEDNGVDNARLIEVNKALRSHPVEAIGSVLRGHMADMKKIV is encoded by the coding sequence ATGGCTAACTATTTCAATACACTGCCACTACGTGAGCAGCTAGCTGAGCTTGGCAAATGTCGCTTCATGGATATGTCTGAATTTGCTGATGGCGTAGAAGCGCTTAAAGGCAAAAAAATGGTCGTTATCGGCTGTGGTGCACAGGGCCTAAACCAGGGTCTTAACCTACGTGACTCAGGTCTAGATGTATCTTACGCATTGCGTGCAGAAGCGATTGCTGAAAAACGCCAGTCTTGGAAAAATGCGACTGACAACGGTTTCACTGTTGGTACTTACGAAGAGCTTATTCCTACTGCTGATGTTGTTCTTAACCTGACTCCAGATAAGCAGCACACTTCTGTAGTTAATGCTGTTATGCCACTTATGAAGAAAGGCGCTTGTCTATCTTACTCACACGGTTTCAACATCGTTGAAGAGGGTATGCAGATCCGTGACGACCTAACAGTCATCATGGTTGCTCCTAAGTGTCCTGGTTCTGAAGTACGTGCTGAATACGTTCGTGGCTTCGGTGTACCAACGCTGATCGCGGTTCACGAGAACAACGATCCTAAAGGTGAAGGTCTTGCCCTTGCTAAAGCTTACGCTGTAGGTACTGGCGGTCACAAAGCGGGCGTTCTAATGTCATCTTTCATCGCAGAAGTTAAGTCTGACCTAATGGGTGAGCAGACTATCCTTTGTGGTATGTTGCAGACGGGTTCTATCCTTTGTTTCGACAAGATGGTTGAAGAGGGTATTGACCCTGGCTACGCATCTAAGCTTATTCAGTACGGTTGGGAAACTATCACTGAAGCACTTAAGTACGGCGGCGTAACTAACATGCTAGACCGTCTGTCTAACCCAGCTAAGATCAAGTGTTTTGACCTTGCTGAAGAGCTAAAAGTGATCATGCGTCCGCTTTACAACAAGCACCAGGATGACATCATCAACGGCACTTTCTCTCGCGTGATGATGGAAGACTGGGCGAACGATGATAAGAACCTTCTAGGCTGGCGTGCTGAGACTGCTGAGACTAACTTCGAGAAGACTCCAGCAGGTGACGTTGAGATCTCTGAGCAGGAGTACTTTGACAACGGTATCCTAATGGTTGCTATGGTTAAAGCGGGTGTAGAACTTGCATTCGAAACGATGACTGCTGCTGGCATCATCGCTGAGTCTGCTTACTACGAGTCACTTCACGAGACTCCGCTTATCGCGAACACGATCGCTCGTAAGAAACTTTACGAAATGAACGCAACTATCTCTGATACTGCAGAGTACGGCTGTTACCTATACAACCACGCGTGTGTTCCACTTCTAGGTGACTTCATGAAGGGCATTAAAACTGACGTTATCGGTAAAGGCCTAAGCCTTGAAGATAACGGCGTTGATAACGCTCGTCTAATCGAAGTTAACAAAGCTCTTCGCTCACACCCAGTTGAAGCGATCGGTTCTGTTCTTCGTGGCCACATGGCTGACATGAAGAAGATTGTTTAA